The following are from one region of the Penaeus monodon isolate SGIC_2016 chromosome 19, NSTDA_Pmon_1, whole genome shotgun sequence genome:
- the LOC119585365 gene encoding craniofacial development protein 2-like translates to MEKKSQKKDGRYTTLEDRKDMQELDCFISSQLLAGIKEAVTEVRPVNDRVILARLDAKPRPMNIIQVYLPTTAGEEVEVKDVYAKIQREIDEIPKIERLVIMGDFNTKIGSIKDHVACGKFGLTETNERGEMLLDWMENNNLIT, encoded by the coding sequence ATGGAAAAGAAGTCACAGAAGAAGGATGGGAGATATACTACTCTGGAGGACAGAAAAGATATGCAGGAGTTGGACTGCTTTATTAGCAGTCAACTCCTGGCTGGAATAAAGGAAGCAGTCACAGAAGTAAGACCAGTTAATGACCGGGTCATCCTGGCAAGACTAGATGCAAAACCCAGACCAATGAATATCATACAGGTGTATCTACCAACCACAGCAGGCGAGGAAGTGGAAGTAAAAGACGTGTATGCAAAGATtcagagagagattgatgagatACCAAAGATAGAAAGATTAgtaataatgggagatttcaaCACCAAGATTGGAAGTATTAAAGATCATGTAGCATGTGGAAAGTTTGGTTTAACAGAAACTAACGAAAGGGGCGAAATGCTACTAGACTGGATGGAAAACAATAACCTGATAACCTGA